One segment of Danaus plexippus chromosome 10, MEX_DaPlex, whole genome shotgun sequence DNA contains the following:
- the LOC116767120 gene encoding uncharacterized protein LOC116767120 isoform X4, producing the protein MLFAPIAVEAMKCKEENCEVGVVLEHNSLIVLSVNKTIVCLCGRNKNNPFERGKLRKREEHSASVHPAEAVLQAAPQPPSEPLAFRQQPLWQFPPPLPPPYVYPHDQDNLMQPIGNERASFRSLRKNIGGRWKRLVKKKPEQEVYTIPPELKPQLKQIYVY; encoded by the exons ATGCTCTTCGCTCCGATCGCCGTTGAGGCGATGAAGTGCAAGGAAGAAAACTGCGAAGTTGGTGTGGTCCTGGAGCACAACTCCCTGATTGTGTTATCTGTTAACAAGACAATAGTCTGCCTCTGTGGAAGGAACAAAAACAATCCATTTGAACGCGG CAAGCTGCGCAAGCGCGAGGAGCACTCGGCTTCGGTACACCCAGCTGAAGCTGTGCTGCAGGCCGCTCCGCAGCCACCATCCGAGCCTCTTGCCTTCCGTCAGCAGCCACTGTGGCAGTTTCCACCACCGCTGCCTCCGCCTTACGTCTATCCTCATGATCAG GACAACTTAATGCAGCCAATTGGTAACGAGCGAGCTAGTTTTCGCAGTTTACGCAAGAATATTGGTGGTCGATGGAAACGACTCGTCAAAAAGAAGCCTGAACAGGAAGTTTACACGATTCCACCCGAGCTCAAGCCCCAATTGAAGCAAATATACGTGTATTGA